Part of the Faecalibacterium duncaniae genome, GCCGAGGGGCTGAAAGCGGCCGAGACTGCCGCCAACCGCATCATCTGGGAGAATGTACCGGTGAACATCACCTACCCCACCCGGGAGGAGCTGGCCATCCTGACCTACCGCTCCAAAAAGGAGATCGAGGGGCAGGTGCGGATCGTGACCATCCCCGGGGCGGATGTCTGTGCCTGCTGCGGCACCCACACCGCCTTTACCGGCGCGGTGGGCCAGATCAAGATCCTGGCCGCCGAAAACTATAAGGGCGGCGTGCGCCTGAGCATCGTCTGCGGCGGGCGCGCGCTGGAAGCCGCACAGGCCATGCGGGCACGGCAGGCAGAGATCGGTGCCCTGCTCAGCGCCAAGGCCAGCGAGACGGCCAACGCCGTGCACCGGGTGTATGACGAGTACACCGCCCTGAAATTCACCCACTTCGGGCTGTGCAGCCAGCTCTTTGACGCGCTGGCCGCGCAGGTAACGCCCGGTGCGGATGCCATCCGCATCGTGCCGGGGCTGGACCCGGACGGCCTGCACCGGCTGGCTGTCCGCCTGACCGAAGCCACCACCGGCCTGTGCGCGGCCTTGACCCCCAACGAAAAGGGCACCGGCTACTGCCTTGCCCAGGCGGGCGGCGATGTCCGCGCCCTGACCAAAGCCCTGAACGCCGCCCTCAATGGCCGCGGCGGCGGCAAACCCGGCATCTGCCAGGGAAGCTGCGCCGCAGAGCCGGAACAGGTGAAAGAATTTTTGAGAAAGACGAAATAACTCCTTCCGTCATCGCTGCGCGATGCCACCTCCCTCAATGAGGGAGGCTTTGGCTGTACGGAAAGCTTTCCTTCTTCGCCAGTGGCTCCCTCGCTGAGGGAGCTGCCGCCGAAGGCGGCTGAAGGAGTCACACAACATCAAAAAGACGAAATAACTCCTTCCGTCATCGCTGCGCGATGCCACCTCCCTCAATGAGGGAGGCTTTGGCTGTA contains:
- a CDS encoding alanyl-tRNA editing protein, which produces MQPTEKYYEHDAYRREAVGHILAAEPDSRTGGGRIALDGTVFYPEGGGQPADRGTLTLADGTVLTVTDVHEQAGVIWHMVTSLPAGAVPGAEAAQAIDWAWRFDKMQQHTGEHILSGILHSMFGAENVGFHIGSDAVRMDTNIPISAEGLKAAETAANRIIWENVPVNITYPTREELAILTYRSKKEIEGQVRIVTIPGADVCACCGTHTAFTGAVGQIKILAAENYKGGVRLSIVCGGRALEAAQAMRARQAEIGALLSAKASETANAVHRVYDEYTALKFTHFGLCSQLFDALAAQVTPGADAIRIVPGLDPDGLHRLAVRLTEATTGLCAALTPNEKGTGYCLAQAGGDVRALTKALNAALNGRGGGKPGICQGSCAAEPEQVKEFLRKTK